The following proteins are co-located in the Cupriavidus pauculus genome:
- the otsB gene encoding trehalose-phosphatase, which translates to MPPLPLIEPNTALFLDFDGTLADLAPLPHLVRVEPELVGTLRALHTCLGGAVAIVSGRPVAELDDFLQPLRLPAAGIHGAEFRNGAERIARPPAPGIGPLLPKLEALVARHPGLRLERKSVAVAVHYRQVPDLEPLVRAAVADVLRDAIGLEALPGKMVIEIKPAGVDKGGAIAAFMRSPPFAGRLPLFAGDDVTDEAGFTVVRELGGIGLLVGQRASAASHSLPRPADLREWLHQSAHALTHLLAQRQDPPSDPLSPPSAREDTL; encoded by the coding sequence ATGCCCCCGTTACCTCTGATCGAACCCAACACCGCGCTATTCCTGGACTTCGACGGCACGCTTGCCGATCTTGCGCCGCTTCCGCACCTGGTGCGGGTGGAACCGGAACTGGTTGGCACGCTGCGCGCGTTGCATACCTGCCTGGGCGGCGCGGTGGCCATCGTGTCCGGCCGGCCCGTCGCCGAGCTGGACGATTTCCTGCAGCCCTTGCGCCTGCCGGCCGCCGGCATCCATGGCGCCGAGTTCCGCAACGGCGCCGAGCGCATCGCGCGGCCGCCGGCGCCGGGCATCGGCCCGCTGCTGCCCAAGCTTGAGGCGCTGGTCGCCCGGCATCCGGGGCTCAGGCTCGAACGCAAGTCCGTGGCCGTGGCCGTCCACTATCGCCAGGTGCCAGACCTGGAGCCGCTGGTGCGGGCCGCCGTGGCCGACGTGCTGCGCGACGCCATCGGGCTGGAGGCGCTGCCCGGCAAGATGGTCATCGAGATCAAGCCGGCCGGCGTGGACAAGGGCGGCGCGATTGCCGCGTTCATGCGCTCGCCGCCGTTCGCCGGCCGCCTGCCGCTGTTCGCCGGCGACGATGTCACCGACGAAGCCGGCTTCACCGTGGTGCGTGAACTGGGCGGCATCGGCCTGCTGGTGGGCCAGCGCGCCTCTGCCGCGTCGCACAGCCTGCCCCGCCCGGCGGACCTGCGCGAATGGCTGCACCAGTCCGCCCATGCGCTGACGCACCTGCTGGCGCAGCGCCAGGACCCCCCGTCCGACCCCCTCTCACCCCCATCTGCCCGGGAGGATACGTTGTGA
- the ilvA gene encoding threonine ammonia-lyase, biosynthetic codes for MTRTPPKPDYLKKILTAKVYDVAQETELTYAPALSARTGNAVWFKREDTQPVFSFKLRGAYNKMASLKPEELKRGVIAASAGNHAQGVALAAARLQCKAIICMPTTTPQVKIDAVRERGGEWVRIVLHGESYSDAYLHAAELEAKQKLTFIHPFDDPDVIAGQGTIAMEILRQHPGPIHAIFVAIGGGGLISGIAAYVKAVRPEIKVIGVQTFDSDAMKRSVDAGKRVELKDVGLFSDGTAVKLVGKETFRITRELVDDIILVDTDAICAGLKDVFQDTRSILEPAGALAVAGLKAYAEREKLKGQQLVAIACGANMNFDRLRFVAERAEVGEAREAVFAVTIPEERGSFKRFCEQVGTRSVTEFNYRIADKGVAHIFVGLQIAARSENDKIAANFRRHGFDTLDLSNDELAKQHIRYMVGGHSPLAQDELLYRFEFPERPGALMKFLSSMAPNWNISLFHYRNQGADTSNILVGIQVPKNEKRAFRTFLSTLGYVHWDETDNPVYKLFLA; via the coding sequence ATGACCCGCACCCCGCCCAAGCCCGACTATTTGAAGAAGATCCTGACCGCCAAGGTCTACGACGTGGCCCAGGAGACCGAGCTGACGTACGCCCCGGCCCTGTCGGCGCGGACCGGCAACGCGGTCTGGTTCAAGCGCGAGGACACCCAGCCCGTGTTCTCGTTCAAGTTGCGCGGGGCGTACAACAAGATGGCGTCGCTGAAGCCCGAGGAACTGAAGCGCGGCGTGATCGCCGCGTCGGCCGGCAACCACGCCCAGGGCGTGGCGCTGGCCGCCGCCCGGTTGCAGTGCAAGGCCATCATCTGCATGCCCACCACCACGCCGCAGGTGAAGATCGACGCGGTGCGCGAGCGCGGCGGCGAATGGGTCCGCATCGTGCTGCACGGCGAGTCGTACAGCGACGCCTACCTGCACGCGGCCGAGCTGGAGGCCAAGCAGAAGCTCACCTTCATCCACCCGTTCGACGACCCGGACGTGATTGCCGGCCAGGGCACCATCGCCATGGAGATCCTGCGCCAGCACCCGGGCCCGATCCACGCGATCTTCGTGGCCATCGGCGGCGGCGGGCTGATCTCGGGCATTGCCGCCTACGTCAAGGCCGTGCGCCCCGAGATCAAGGTCATTGGCGTGCAGACGTTCGATTCCGACGCGATGAAGCGCTCGGTCGACGCCGGCAAGCGCGTGGAACTGAAGGACGTGGGCCTGTTCTCGGACGGCACGGCCGTGAAGCTGGTGGGCAAGGAAACCTTCCGCATCACGCGCGAGTTGGTGGACGACATCATCCTGGTCGATACCGACGCGATCTGCGCGGGCCTGAAGGACGTGTTCCAGGACACCCGCAGCATCCTGGAACCGGCCGGCGCGCTGGCCGTGGCCGGCCTGAAGGCCTATGCCGAGCGCGAGAAGCTCAAGGGCCAGCAGCTCGTGGCCATCGCCTGCGGCGCGAACATGAACTTCGACCGCCTGCGCTTCGTGGCCGAGCGCGCCGAGGTGGGCGAGGCCCGCGAGGCCGTGTTCGCCGTGACGATCCCCGAGGAACGCGGCAGCTTCAAGCGCTTCTGCGAGCAGGTGGGCACCCGCAGCGTGACCGAGTTCAACTACCGTATCGCCGACAAGGGCGTGGCGCACATCTTCGTGGGCCTGCAGATCGCCGCGCGCAGCGAGAACGACAAGATCGCCGCCAACTTCCGCCGCCACGGGTTCGACACGCTGGACCTGTCCAACGACGAACTGGCCAAGCAGCACATCCGCTACATGGTGGGCGGCCACTCGCCGCTGGCGCAGGACGAACTGCTGTACCGCTTCGAATTCCCGGAGCGGCCGGGCGCGCTGATGAAGTTCCTGTCCAGCATGGCCCCGAACTGGAACATCAGCCTGTTCCATTACCGGAACCAGGGCGCGGACACGTCGAACATCCTGGTGGGCATCCAGGTGCCGAAGAACGAGAAGCGCGCGTTCCGCACCTTCCTTTCCACGCTCGGTTACGTACACTGGGACGAGACCGACAACCCCGTTTACAAGCTGTTCCTGGCCTGA
- the queF gene encoding NADPH-dependent 7-cyano-7-deazaguanine reductase QueF (Catalyzes the NADPH-dependent reduction of 7-cyano-7-deazaguanine (preQ0) to 7-aminomethyl-7-deazaguanine (preQ1) in queuosine biosynthesis) has product MTLPEHSPLGKPSAYKTEYDPTLLFPIPRQPKRTEIGLAEGRALPFFGVDIWNAYEVSWLNLKGKPQVALATFIIPSDTPNIVESKSFKLYLNSFNQSRIASAEALQQLLHHDLSQATGGTVQVRLVTEADLGTQKMGELDGLLLDRLDIETDIYEPDASLLKADQEASPVEETLVSHLLKSNCLVTGQPDWGSVQIRYVGAPIDQEGLLKYLISFRNHNEFHEQCVERIFTDVLRMCKPVKLAVYARYTRRGGLDINPFRTNFNTPWPDNRRNARQ; this is encoded by the coding sequence ATGACGCTTCCTGAGCACTCGCCGCTGGGCAAGCCCTCGGCGTACAAGACCGAATACGACCCGACGCTGCTGTTCCCGATCCCGCGCCAGCCCAAGCGCACCGAGATCGGGCTGGCCGAGGGCCGCGCGCTGCCGTTCTTCGGCGTGGACATCTGGAACGCGTACGAGGTGTCGTGGCTGAACCTGAAAGGCAAGCCGCAGGTGGCGCTGGCCACGTTCATCATCCCGTCCGACACGCCGAACATCGTCGAGTCCAAGTCCTTCAAGCTGTACCTGAACTCGTTCAACCAGAGCCGGATCGCCTCTGCCGAGGCACTGCAGCAACTGCTGCACCACGACCTGTCGCAGGCCACGGGCGGCACCGTGCAGGTGCGGCTGGTCACCGAGGCGGACCTGGGCACGCAGAAGATGGGGGAACTGGACGGCCTGCTGCTGGACCGCCTGGACATCGAGACCGACATCTACGAGCCCGACGCCTCGCTGCTCAAGGCCGACCAGGAGGCATCGCCGGTGGAGGAAACGCTGGTGTCGCACCTGCTCAAGTCGAACTGCCTGGTCACGGGCCAGCCCGACTGGGGCAGCGTGCAGATCCGCTACGTGGGCGCCCCGATCGACCAGGAAGGGCTGCTCAAGTACCTGATCTCGTTCCGCAACCACAACGAGTTCCACGAGCAGTGCGTGGAGCGGATCTTCACGGACGTGCTGCGCATGTGCAAGCCGGTCAAGCTGGCCGTCTACGCCCGCTACACCCGCCGCGGCGGGCTGGACATCAACCCGTTCCGCACCAACTTCAACACACCGTGGCCGGATAACCGCCGGAACGCGAGGCAGTAA
- a CDS encoding carbohydrate porin, producing MPRHVLLAARRPRPRFVRRLAALLASAALPWAAQAQEAATPPDTESPFAIHGQATYIWTRKPAFDAPYSGENSLTPERAKSYSFTSTLDLGLRLWRGAEFHFNPEVSQGVPFSDLHGLGGLSNGELAKTASTSPKFYRARAFVRQYWGMGGGDETLEADFNQFARTVDKQRLVLTAGNFGVIDVFDQNPYGSDPRTQFMNWSFLTHGSWDYPADSRGYNWGAALEYIGDGWSARVGHFLQPLESNGRELDTRAFKHYGQMLELEKRYEIAGRPGQARLLLWRNRANMGAFNDAIAFGQANGVTPDVADVRREHTKWGVGLAFLQEVTRDAGVFLRANWSDDKTETYAFTEIGRQVAGGGTLKGALWGRPKDEVGLAMAVNMLSPAHRNYLAAGGLGAFLGDGALRYGPEQIVEIYYSFAVWKTLTLSPDFQYIRNPGYNRDRGPAKFIGVRAHAEF from the coding sequence ATGCCGCGTCACGTATTGCTGGCCGCCCGGCGGCCGCGCCCCCGCTTTGTCCGTCGACTCGCCGCGTTGCTGGCCAGCGCGGCCTTGCCGTGGGCGGCGCAGGCGCAAGAGGCCGCGACGCCGCCCGATACCGAGAGCCCGTTCGCCATCCACGGGCAGGCCACCTACATCTGGACCCGCAAGCCGGCGTTCGACGCGCCGTATTCGGGCGAGAACAGCCTGACGCCCGAGCGCGCCAAGAGCTATTCCTTCACGAGCACGCTGGACCTGGGGCTGCGCCTGTGGCGCGGCGCGGAGTTCCACTTCAATCCCGAGGTGTCGCAGGGCGTACCGTTCTCGGACCTGCACGGGCTGGGCGGGCTGTCCAACGGCGAGCTGGCCAAGACGGCCAGCACGTCGCCAAAGTTCTACCGGGCGCGCGCGTTCGTCCGCCAGTACTGGGGCATGGGCGGCGGCGACGAGACGCTGGAGGCGGATTTCAACCAGTTCGCGCGCACGGTGGACAAGCAGCGGCTGGTGCTGACGGCCGGCAACTTCGGCGTGATCGACGTGTTCGACCAGAACCCGTACGGGTCAGACCCGCGCACGCAGTTCATGAACTGGTCGTTCCTGACGCATGGCTCGTGGGACTACCCGGCCGATTCGCGCGGCTACAACTGGGGCGCGGCGCTGGAGTACATCGGCGACGGCTGGTCGGCGCGCGTCGGCCACTTCCTGCAGCCGCTGGAGTCCAACGGGCGCGAGCTGGACACGCGCGCGTTCAAGCACTACGGCCAGATGCTGGAGCTGGAAAAGCGCTACGAGATTGCCGGCCGCCCCGGGCAGGCGCGGCTGCTGCTGTGGCGCAACCGCGCCAACATGGGCGCCTTCAACGACGCCATCGCGTTCGGCCAGGCCAACGGCGTGACGCCCGACGTGGCCGACGTGCGGCGCGAACACACCAAGTGGGGCGTGGGGCTGGCGTTCCTGCAGGAAGTGACGCGCGACGCGGGCGTGTTCCTGCGCGCCAACTGGTCCGACGACAAGACCGAGACCTACGCCTTCACCGAGATCGGCCGGCAGGTGGCCGGCGGCGGCACGCTCAAGGGCGCGCTATGGGGCCGCCCGAAGGACGAGGTGGGACTGGCGATGGCCGTCAACATGCTGAGCCCCGCGCACCGCAACTACCTGGCGGCCGGCGGCCTGGGCGCCTTCCTGGGCGACGGCGCGCTGCGCTACGGCCCGGAACAGATCGTGGAGATCTACTACAGCTTCGCCGTGTGGAAGACGCTGACGCTGAGCCCCGACTTCCAGTACATCCGCAACCCCGGCTACAACCGCGACCGCGGCCCGGCGAAGTTCATCGGCGTACGGGCGCACGCGGAGTTTTGA
- a CDS encoding TetR/AcrR family transcriptional regulator: MPSAPSDPKRRPGRPTTRTADAGQRDLLIDAAVTMFARHGVAATSTKAIATEAGVTPALVHYYFRDREALLDAIFEERLQPMIDHVFGALQAGDADPVTRIQGLAAQLIRTAAGTPWFPGLWIREIVSVDGHLRERLLQRVAPQRAQLIAGPLAAAHAQGQLNPGLEPALVMVSLIGLTMLPLATTHIWRALPGAADIDTDTLVRHVTALLGHGLSVPPKDPA, encoded by the coding sequence ATGCCCTCCGCCCCGTCCGACCCGAAACGCCGCCCCGGCCGACCGACCACCCGCACGGCCGACGCCGGCCAGCGCGACCTGCTGATCGACGCCGCCGTGACGATGTTCGCGCGGCACGGCGTGGCCGCCACGTCGACCAAGGCCATCGCCACCGAGGCCGGCGTCACGCCGGCGCTGGTCCACTACTACTTCCGCGACCGCGAGGCGCTGCTGGACGCGATTTTCGAGGAACGGCTGCAGCCGATGATCGACCACGTGTTCGGCGCGCTGCAGGCCGGCGACGCCGACCCGGTCACGCGCATCCAGGGCCTGGCCGCGCAGCTGATCCGCACCGCGGCGGGCACGCCATGGTTTCCGGGCCTGTGGATCCGCGAGATCGTCAGCGTCGACGGCCATCTGCGCGAACGGCTGCTGCAGCGCGTGGCCCCGCAGCGCGCCCAATTGATCGCCGGCCCGCTGGCCGCCGCCCATGCGCAGGGCCAGCTCAATCCGGGGCTGGAGCCGGCGCTGGTCATGGTCTCGCTGATCGGCCTGACGATGCTGCCGCTGGCCACCACCCACATCTGGCGCGCGCTGCCCGGCGCGGCCGATATCGATACCGACACGCTGGTGCGCCACGTCACCGCGCTGCTGGGCCACGGCCTGTCCGTGCCGCCCAAGGATCCCGCCTGA
- a CDS encoding HlyD family secretion protein: MSLILRTPPLLLAAALLGACGNDKPDTWQGYVEGEFVAVASPFAGRLETLSVERGQQVGTGAPLFVLESDDERAARQQAAEQVRVAEAQLADIQTGKRPVEVAVNQAQLVQAQAQATRSAAQRRRDEAQFEIGGISRAQLDESRATADADAARVRELQRDIDVARLPGRKDQLAAQRAQIDAARAALAQAEWKLSRKSVNATVPGLVYDVPFRPGEWVPAGSAVVRMLPPGNVKVRFFVPEAVVGALQPGQAITIRCDGCAAPVPAKITYVSNEAEFTPPVIYSNETRGKLVFLIEARPTAADAPRLRPGQPVEVVRS, from the coding sequence ATGTCCCTGATCCTCCGCACCCCGCCCCTGCTGCTGGCCGCCGCGCTGCTCGGCGCCTGCGGCAACGACAAGCCCGACACGTGGCAAGGCTACGTCGAAGGCGAATTCGTGGCCGTGGCCTCGCCGTTCGCCGGCCGCCTGGAAACGCTGTCGGTCGAGCGCGGCCAGCAGGTGGGCACCGGCGCCCCGCTGTTCGTGCTCGAATCCGACGACGAACGCGCCGCGCGCCAGCAGGCCGCCGAGCAGGTGCGCGTGGCCGAGGCGCAGCTTGCCGATATCCAGACCGGCAAGCGGCCGGTGGAAGTGGCCGTCAACCAGGCCCAGCTCGTGCAGGCCCAGGCGCAGGCCACCCGCAGCGCCGCGCAACGCAGGCGCGACGAGGCCCAGTTCGAGATCGGCGGCATCTCGCGCGCCCAGCTTGACGAGAGCCGCGCCACGGCCGATGCCGACGCCGCGCGCGTGCGCGAACTGCAGCGCGACATCGACGTGGCCCGCCTGCCCGGCCGCAAGGACCAGCTGGCCGCCCAGCGCGCGCAGATCGACGCCGCGCGGGCCGCGCTGGCGCAGGCCGAGTGGAAGCTGTCGCGCAAGTCGGTCAACGCCACCGTGCCGGGCCTGGTCTACGACGTGCCGTTCCGCCCCGGCGAATGGGTGCCGGCCGGCAGCGCCGTGGTGCGGATGCTCCCGCCGGGCAACGTCAAGGTGCGTTTCTTCGTGCCCGAAGCCGTGGTCGGCGCGCTGCAGCCGGGCCAGGCCATCACCATCCGCTGCGACGGCTGCGCGGCCCCGGTGCCGGCGAAGATCACCTACGTGTCGAACGAGGCCGAGTTCACGCCGCCGGTCATCTACAGCAACGAAACGCGCGGCAAGCTCGTGTTCCTGATCGAGGCCCGCCCCACCGCCGCCGACGCGCCCCGGCTGCGCCCCGGCCAGCCCGTGGAGGTGGTTCGGTCATGA
- a CDS encoding ABC transporter ATP-binding protein, translating into MSTSPSPARNGELAIDVRDLNKHFGDKHVVNNLTMQVARGEIFGFLGPNGSGKTTSIRMMCGLLTPDSGSGTCLGYDILTQAAEIKRNVGYMTQRFSYWEDLSIRENLDFVARVYDMPNRREAVDRALEDLGLQSRAEQLAGSLSGGWKQRLALAACLLHEPQLLLLDEPTAGVDPKARRDFWEQLHQLAARGISVLVSTHYMDEAERCHKLAYIAYGALLAQGTSDEVVASQHLSTWSVEGDNLAELSAQLQGKPGVDQTVAFGTALHVTGKDAGQLERTLRQYAGTGHRIAQAQTSLEDVFIHMMGGAQDNMATPARQPAASPKEAP; encoded by the coding sequence ATGAGCACGTCCCCCTCCCCCGCCCGCAACGGCGAGCTGGCCATCGACGTGCGCGACCTGAACAAGCATTTCGGTGACAAGCACGTGGTCAACAACCTGACCATGCAGGTGGCGCGCGGCGAGATCTTCGGCTTCCTGGGCCCCAACGGCAGCGGCAAGACCACGTCGATCCGGATGATGTGCGGCCTGCTGACGCCAGACTCCGGCTCGGGCACCTGCCTGGGCTACGACATCCTGACCCAGGCCGCCGAGATCAAGCGCAACGTCGGCTACATGACGCAGCGCTTCTCGTACTGGGAAGACCTGTCGATCCGCGAGAACCTGGACTTCGTCGCCCGCGTCTACGACATGCCCAACCGCCGCGAGGCCGTGGACCGCGCGCTGGAAGACCTGGGCCTGCAGTCGCGCGCCGAGCAGCTGGCCGGATCGCTGTCGGGCGGATGGAAGCAGCGGCTGGCGCTGGCCGCCTGCCTGCTGCACGAGCCGCAGCTACTGCTGCTGGACGAGCCCACCGCCGGGGTGGACCCGAAGGCCCGGCGCGACTTCTGGGAACAGCTCCACCAACTGGCCGCGCGCGGCATCTCGGTGCTGGTCAGCACGCACTACATGGACGAGGCCGAGCGCTGCCACAAGCTGGCCTACATCGCCTATGGCGCGCTGCTGGCGCAGGGTACGTCCGACGAGGTGGTGGCCAGCCAGCACCTGAGCACCTGGAGCGTGGAAGGCGACAACCTGGCCGAGCTGTCCGCGCAGTTGCAGGGCAAGCCCGGCGTCGACCAGACCGTGGCCTTCGGCACCGCGCTGCACGTGACCGGCAAAGACGCCGGCCAGCTGGAACGCACGCTGCGGCAGTACGCCGGCACCGGCCATCGCATCGCCCAGGCGCAGACCAGCCTGGAAGACGTGTTCATCCACATGATGGGCGGCGCGCAGGACAACATGGCCACGCCGGCCCGCCAGCCGGCCGCCAGCCCGAAGGAGGCGCCATGA
- a CDS encoding ABC transporter permease yields the protein MSTARPAAPRQRRFSVQRWWSIVLKEFLQLRRDRITFGMIVGLPIVQLLLFGFAINSDPRHMPTAVIVAEHSDFSRSFVAALENTTYFKVVRTMPDERSGREALLRGDVQFVVTIPTDFSRRLLHGDRPAILVEADATDPSATGPAIGALAQLPATVARIDLKGALAPLAGGAPAFDVNVQRLYNPEGITQYNIVPGLMGVILTMTMVMMTGLAMTRERERGTMENLLATPVQPIEVISGKIVPYIFIGLIQATIIVLAAHFVFGVPFLGSVVAVYLAALLFIAANLTVGITLSSLAANQLQAVQLTFFYFLPNILLSGFMFPFAGMPTWAQWIGNVLPMTYFNRMVRGIMLKGSGWTELWPNVWPVALFTVIVMAIAVRFYKRTLD from the coding sequence ATGAGCACCGCCCGCCCGGCCGCCCCGCGCCAGCGCCGGTTCTCGGTGCAGCGCTGGTGGAGCATCGTCCTGAAGGAATTCCTGCAGCTGCGGCGCGACCGCATCACGTTCGGGATGATCGTCGGCCTGCCCATCGTGCAGCTGCTGCTGTTCGGCTTTGCGATCAACAGCGACCCGCGCCACATGCCCACGGCCGTGATCGTGGCCGAGCACAGCGATTTCTCGCGGTCGTTCGTCGCCGCGCTGGAAAACACCACGTACTTCAAGGTCGTGCGCACGATGCCCGACGAGCGCAGCGGCCGCGAGGCGCTGCTGCGCGGCGACGTGCAGTTCGTGGTCACCATCCCCACGGACTTCTCGCGCCGGCTGCTGCACGGCGACCGCCCGGCGATCCTGGTGGAGGCCGACGCCACCGACCCGTCGGCCACGGGCCCGGCCATCGGCGCGCTGGCGCAGTTGCCGGCCACCGTCGCCCGCATCGACCTCAAGGGCGCGCTGGCGCCGCTGGCCGGCGGGGCGCCCGCGTTCGACGTCAACGTCCAGCGGCTGTACAACCCGGAGGGCATCACGCAGTACAACATCGTGCCGGGGCTGATGGGCGTGATCCTGACCATGACGATGGTGATGATGACCGGGCTGGCGATGACGCGCGAACGCGAGCGCGGCACGATGGAGAACCTGCTGGCCACGCCGGTGCAGCCCATCGAGGTCATCTCGGGCAAGATCGTCCCGTACATCTTCATCGGCCTGATCCAGGCCACGATCATCGTGCTGGCCGCGCACTTCGTGTTCGGCGTGCCGTTCCTGGGGTCGGTGGTGGCGGTCTACCTGGCGGCGCTGCTGTTCATCGCGGCCAACCTGACGGTCGGCATCACGCTGTCGTCGCTGGCGGCCAACCAGCTCCAGGCGGTGCAGCTCACGTTCTTCTACTTCCTGCCCAACATCCTGCTGTCGGGCTTCATGTTCCCGTTCGCGGGCATGCCCACCTGGGCGCAGTGGATCGGCAACGTGCTGCCAATGACCTATTTCAACCGGATGGTCCGCGGCATCATGCTCAAGGGCAGCGGCTGGACCGAACTGTGGCCCAACGTCTGGCCCGTGGCGCTGTTCACGGTCATCGTCATGGCCATTGCGGTGCGCTTCTACAAGCGCACGCTCGACTGA